One window from the genome of Lathamus discolor isolate bLatDis1 chromosome 24, bLatDis1.hap1, whole genome shotgun sequence encodes:
- the PRPF3 gene encoding U4/U6 small nuclear ribonucleoprotein Prp3 isoform X3 — protein MALSKRELDELKPWIEKTVKRVLGFSEPTVVTAALNCVGKGMDKKKAAGTGPAPNGRRWNARRKAGWSRGVGADHLKPFLDDSTLRFVDKLFEAVEEGRSSRHSKANSDRTRKRELKVWPRSA, from the exons ATGGCGCTGTCCAAGCGGGAGCTGGACGAGCTCAAGCCCTGGATCGAGAAGACGGTGAAGCGAGTCCTGGGCTTCTCGGAGCCCACCGTGGTCACGGCCGCGCTCAACTGCGTGGGCAAGGGCATGGACAAGAAGAAGGCAGCGGGTACGGGCCCCGCTCCCAACGGGCGGCGTTGGAACGCGCGGAGGAAAGCGGGATGGAGCCGAGGGGTTGGGGCCG ACCACCTCAAACCCTTCCTGGACGATTCCACGCTGCGCTTCGTGGACAAGCTCTTTGAAGCCGTGGAAGAAGGGCGGAGTTCCCGGCATTCCAAGGCCAACAGCGACCGGACCCGCAAGCGGGAGCTGAAG
- the PRPF3 gene encoding U4/U6 small nuclear ribonucleoprotein Prp3 isoform X1 produces the protein MALSKRELDELKPWIEKTVKRVLGFSEPTVVTAALNCVGKGMDKKKAAGTGPAPNGRRWNARRKAGWSRGVGADHLKPFLDDSTLRFVDKLFEAVEEGRSSRHSKANSDRTRKRELKFSLGSAFPFLPIPSVAAAWAFPGMRCSQRSSQRLFPTRLRGGSAFPVFHQESMGGGGWDEL, from the exons ATGGCGCTGTCCAAGCGGGAGCTGGACGAGCTCAAGCCCTGGATCGAGAAGACGGTGAAGCGAGTCCTGGGCTTCTCGGAGCCCACCGTGGTCACGGCCGCGCTCAACTGCGTGGGCAAGGGCATGGACAAGAAGAAGGCAGCGGGTACGGGCCCCGCTCCCAACGGGCGGCGTTGGAACGCGCGGAGGAAAGCGGGATGGAGCCGAGGGGTTGGGGCCG ACCACCTCAAACCCTTCCTGGACGATTCCACGCTGCGCTTCGTGGACAAGCTCTTTGAAGCCGTGGAAGAAGGGCGGAGTTCCCGGCATTCCAAGGCCAACAGCGACCGGACCCGCAAGCGGGAGCTGAAG TTTTCGCTTGgctcagcttttcctttcctccccatcccctctgTGGCGGCAGCGTGGGCTTTTCCTGGGATGCGATGCTCCCAGCGCTCTTCCCAACGGCTCTTCCCGACGCGGCTCCGCGGTGGCTCAGCATTCCCGGTTTTCCATCAGGAATCAATGGGGGGGGGCGGTTGGGATGAGCTCTGA
- the PRPF3 gene encoding U4/U6 small nuclear ribonucleoprotein Prp3 isoform X2 produces MALSKRELDELKPWIEKTVKRVLGFSEPTVVTAALNCVGKGMDKKKAADHLKPFLDDSTLRFVDKLFEAVEEGRSSRHSKANSDRTRKRELKFSLGSAFPFLPIPSVAAAWAFPGMRCSQRSSQRLFPTRLRGGSAFPVFHQESMGGGGWDEL; encoded by the exons ATGGCGCTGTCCAAGCGGGAGCTGGACGAGCTCAAGCCCTGGATCGAGAAGACGGTGAAGCGAGTCCTGGGCTTCTCGGAGCCCACCGTGGTCACGGCCGCGCTCAACTGCGTGGGCAAGGGCATGGACAAGAAGAAGGCAGCGG ACCACCTCAAACCCTTCCTGGACGATTCCACGCTGCGCTTCGTGGACAAGCTCTTTGAAGCCGTGGAAGAAGGGCGGAGTTCCCGGCATTCCAAGGCCAACAGCGACCGGACCCGCAAGCGGGAGCTGAAG TTTTCGCTTGgctcagcttttcctttcctccccatcccctctgTGGCGGCAGCGTGGGCTTTTCCTGGGATGCGATGCTCCCAGCGCTCTTCCCAACGGCTCTTCCCGACGCGGCTCCGCGGTGGCTCAGCATTCCCGGTTTTCCATCAGGAATCAATGGGGGGGGGCGGTTGGGATGAGCTCTGA